The Microbacterium oleivorans genome contains the following window.
ATGGCACGTCTTGCCGGCGTCGACATCCCGCGCGACAAGCGCGTGGTGATCGCCCTCACGTACATCTACGGCGTGGGCCGCACCCGCTCGAACGAGATCCTCGCAGCGACGGGGATCGACGAGAACATCCGCGTCAAGGACCTCAGCGACGACCAGCTCGTCGCGCTCCGCGACTACATCGAGGGCACCTACAAGGTGGAGGGTGACCTGCGCCGCGAGGTCGCCGCCGACATCCGCCGCAAGGTCGAGATCGGTTCCTACGAGGGCATCCGCCACCGCCGTGGCCTGCCTGTGCGCGGTCAGCGCACCAAGACCAATGCGCGCACGCGCAAGGGTCCCAAGCGCACCGTCGCCGGCAAGAAGAAGGCGCGCTAAGGCGCGGCCCCCACAGGTTTAGGAGAACACGCACATGGCACAGGCCAAGTCCGCAGCGCGCAAGCCGCGCCGCAAGGAGAAGAAGAACATCGCGCTGGGCCACGCCCACATCAAGTCGACGTTCAACAACACGATCGTCTCGATCACCGACCCGTCGGGCGCCGTCATCAGCTGGGCCTCCTCGGGTGGCGTCGGCTTCAAGGGCTCGCGCAAGTCGACCCCGTACGCCGCCGGCATGGCCGCCGAGTCCGCTGCGCGTCAGGCGCAGGAGCACGGCGTGAAGAAGGTCGACGTCTTCGTCAAGGGCCCGGGTTCGGGTCGTGAGACCGCGATCCGCTCGCTGACGGCCGCCGGTCTCGAGGTGGGCTCCATCCAGGACGTCACCCCCCAGGCCCACAACGGCTGCCGTCCCCCGAAGCGCCGCCGCGTCTGAGCTGACACGGATCCGGATGCCGCACCGCGCGGCATCCGGAATTCCGTCGTTTCCTTGAAAACTCAACACCTCACTGAATTGCACGTGTCATATAGCGGGCACGTGATCGAAAGGAACACATAGTGCTCATCGCACAGCGTCCCACTCTGACCGAGGAGAAGATCGGCGAGTTCCGCAGCCGGTTCGTCGTCGAGCCGCTCGAGCCCGGCTTCGGCTACACCATCGGCAACGCCCTGCGCCGCAGCCTGCTGTCGTCCATCCCCGGCGCCGCCGTGACGAGCATCCGTTTCGACGGCGTGCTCCACGAGTTCAGCACCATCCCGGGCGTGAAGGAGGATGTCACCGAGATCATCCTCAACATCAAGCAGCTCGTGGTCTCGTCCGAGCGCGACGAGCCCATCACGGCGTACCTGCGCAAGACCGGTGCCGGTGAGGTCACGGCCGCCGACATCTCGGCTCCCGCCGGTGTCGAGGTCCACAACCCCGAGCTGGTCATCGCGACGCTCAACGACAGCGCGAAGTTCGAGCTCGAGCTCACGATCGAGCGTGGCCGCGGCTACGTCTCGGCGACCCAGAACCGCAACGAGTACGCCGAGGCCGGTCAGATCCCGATCGACTCGATCTACTCGCCCGTGCTCAAGGTCAGCTACCGCGTCGAGGCCACCCGTGCCGGTGAGCGCACCGACTTCGACAAGCTGGTGCTCGACGTCGAGTCGAAGTCCTCCATGTCGCCGCGTGACGCCGTCGCGTCGGCCGGTCGCACCCTCACCGAGCTGTTCGGTCTCGCCCGCGAGCTGAACGTCGAGGCCGAGGGCATCGAGATCGGCCCCGCGCCGGTCGCCGAGGTTCTCACCAACGAGCTGTCGATGCCGATCGAGGACCTCGATCTGTCGGTGCGCTCGTACAACTGCCTCAAGCGCGAGGGCATCAACACGGTGTCCGAGCTGGTCGCCCTCTCGGAGACCCAGCTCATGAACATCCGCAACTTCGGTCAGAAGTCGGTCGACGAGGTGCGCGACAAGCTCACGTCGCTCGGTCTGTCGCTGAAGGACTCGGTCCCCGGGTTCGACGGTGCGCACTTCTACGGCGGATACGACGACGAGAACCTCTGAGCCCCTCTTTCTTTCTGGAGTAACAAGACATGCCTAAGCCCACCAAGGGTCCCCGCCTCGGAGGCGGCCCCGCACACGAGCGCCTGCTTCTCGCGAACCTCGCCGCGGCCCTGTTCACGCACAAGTCGATCACCACGACCGAGACGAAGGCCAAGCGCCTGCGTCCCTTCGCCGAGCGCCTGGTGACCTTCGCCAAGCGCGGCGACCTGCACGCGCGTCGTCGCGTCGCGGGCATCATCGGTGACAAGAGCGTCGTGCACGAGCTCTTCGCCGAGATCGCTCCGCTGGTCGCCGAGCGCGAGGGCGGGTACACCCGCATCACGAAGATCGGCAACCGCAAGGGCGACAACGCCCCCATGGCGGTCATCGAGCTCGTCCTCGAGCCGGTCACCCCGAAGCCGAAGTCGGCGAAGAAGTCGGCCGCTGCGGCGCCGGCCGCCACCGAGGCTCCGGTCGAGGAGGCTCCGGCCGAGGCTCCCGCCGACGACACGGCCGCCGACGCCGGTGCCGAGTCGCCCGAAGAGGGCGCCGCGGCCGAGGCTACGGCCGAGGACGCCACCGAGGCTCCCGCCGAGGACGACAAGAAGTAACAGCGTCTCGCGCTGACCCGACAGGCCCGCACCCCTCGCTGAGAGGGTGCGGGCCTGTCGCATGTGTCAGGGTGGAGGGGTGAGCGAGCACAGGCTGAGCGCGCGCGTCGGCGCCGCACCCGATCCCGCCCTTCCGGCAGAGCAAGCCGGTGTGACGCTGTGGCGCACGGCGAGCGTGGACGACATCGATGCCATCCACGGCGTCCTCGCCGCCGCCGATCGCGTCGACCACCCCACGTGGACCACTCCGCGCGAGGAGGTCGCCGAGACCTTCGAGCTCTCGCACGTCGACCATGCTCGCGACACGCTGATCGCCTTCGACGATGCCGGCGAGGCGCTCGCGGTCGGCACCGTGACGCTGTATCCCGCGCGCGATGAGCGCCTGCACGTGCACCTCTCGGGCGCGGTGCGTCCCGAGCACCGCGGACGGGGCATCGGCACGGCCCTGTTCGCGTGGCAGCATGAGCGCGCCCGTCAGCAGCTCGTCGAGGCGGCGACGGGTGACGCGGCGTCCGCGCTTCCCGCCGAGATCCAGATCTACGCCGCCGAGAAGGATGCGGCCCTCGCACGCATAGCCGAGGGCCACGGATACCGCACGGAACGCTGGTTCTCGACGATGCACCGCGATCTCACACAGCCGATTCCCGAGCTCGCCGCCGTCGCGGGCATCGAGCTCGTGCGGTATTCGGCCGACCGTGCAGAGGACGCGCGATTGGCCCGGAACGACGCGTTCCGCGACCACTGGGGAAGCCTGCCGAGCCAACCTGAGCGTTGGCAGCAGTTCATCGGAGGCTCGTTCCTTCGGTCCGAGCTGTGCACTCTGGCGCTCGACGACGGCCGGATCGTGGCGTTCTGCCTCGCCTCGGTCAACGAAGAGGACTTCGCCGTCCTCGGACCCAACGCCTACATCGATCTCGTCGGGGTGGTGCGGTCGCACCGGGGTCGCGGGCTGGCGCCCCGGGTCATCGCCTCCTCGCTCGCCGCGATGCGCGACGCGGGGCTCGGGGTCGCTGTGCTGGATGTCGACACCGAGAGTCCGACCGGTGCCAACTCGCTCTACGGCGCGCTGGGCTTCACCGCCTACGAGAAGGACCGCGTGCTCGTCCGCCGCTACTGAGCGGACTCGCCGAGGAGATCGCCGAGCACCGTGCGGGTGCGCTCGGCCGCCCACTCCGCCGTCGCCCGGCGCGTCTCGGCACCGTCGACGGCCAGTTCGACGGTCTGCGCGAACACCGCGCCGCCTCGGGCGCCGGGGTGGATCTGGTCGGCTGCGAGCAGGTCGGTGTGCGGTGCGATCGCGGCCGCCCAGTCCGCCACCGCGACCCGCGAGTGCGATGCGGCGAAGGCGGCCAGGTCGCGATTGACGCCCGGGATCCACTCGCGGGGAGCCGAGGCGTTGACGAGGATGACGTACCGCTCCGGCCCCGCGGCATCCACGATCGCCTGCAGCGCCTCGGACGAGACCGCACCGTTCGTGCCGAGCGCGACGACGACGTAATCGCGAAGCGTGCCCGCCGCCGCGCGTTCCTCGACGATCCGGGCCCCGGCCCAGACCGATCTCGACACCTCCGCGTCGATGTCGATGCCGGGCAGGGCCTCGAGCAGGCCCGGGGCCGAGGCGAGCATGACCGAGTCGCCGATCGCGCTCACGCGCGCCCCGTCGACGCTCTGCTCGCCGGGGCCGTCCGCGGCGCCGGCTCCGTCGCCGTTCGTGGCGACGGGGGTCGGGGTGACGCGCGCCTGATCGAGGGCGTGGCGCCCGGCATCGACGGCGGCCTGGCTCGAGGTCTCCGCGGGGGCCGCGGCCACGGCAGCGGCGGTGCCGCCGAGCGCGACGAGAGCCGCCGCAGCGAGTGCGAGGGTCGCGAAGCGGCGACCGGGGCGGGCGGCGAACCCCGACCGCACCCGGTGCCACGCGCCGCGGAAGCCGTGGCGGCGGATCGGCTGCTCGATCCAGCGGTACGACGCGGCCGAGAGCGCGAGCGTGGCGCCGAGCACGGCGAGCCCGGCGGGCACCGGCACCCCGATGTCGGGTCCCGCGCCGGTGAGCTCGAACGTGACGAGCACCACGAGGGGCCAGTGCCACAGGTAGATCGCGTACGACCGCTCACCGACCCAGCGCAGCGGCGGGACGTCGAGCGCGCGCCCGAACCATGATCCGGGCCACGCGGCCACCGCCACGGCCACCGCGGCGAGGAGCGATGCCACGATGCTCGACCCCGGGAACGTCACGCCCTCCTGCCCGCCGACCGTGGCGGTCACGACGAGACCGATCACGGCGAGCCCGCCCACGACCGCGCCCCACACCGGACCGACGCCGGCGATCGAGGTGCGCCGCGCGATCGCCCCGTGGAATGCGAAGGCGAGCGCGACACCCACCAGGAGTCCGAA
Protein-coding sequences here:
- a CDS encoding GNAT family N-acetyltransferase, whose protein sequence is MSEHRLSARVGAAPDPALPAEQAGVTLWRTASVDDIDAIHGVLAAADRVDHPTWTTPREEVAETFELSHVDHARDTLIAFDDAGEALAVGTVTLYPARDERLHVHLSGAVRPEHRGRGIGTALFAWQHERARQQLVEAATGDAASALPAEIQIYAAEKDAALARIAEGHGYRTERWFSTMHRDLTQPIPELAAVAGIELVRYSADRAEDARLARNDAFRDHWGSLPSQPERWQQFIGGSFLRSELCTLALDDGRIVAFCLASVNEEDFAVLGPNAYIDLVGVVRSHRGRGLAPRVIASSLAAMRDAGLGVAVLDVDTESPTGANSLYGALGFTAYEKDRVLVRRY
- the rpsK gene encoding 30S ribosomal protein S11 — its product is MAQAKSAARKPRRKEKKNIALGHAHIKSTFNNTIVSITDPSGAVISWASSGGVGFKGSRKSTPYAAGMAAESAARQAQEHGVKKVDVFVKGPGSGRETAIRSLTAAGLEVGSIQDVTPQAHNGCRPPKRRRV
- a CDS encoding DNA-directed RNA polymerase subunit alpha, with amino-acid sequence MLIAQRPTLTEEKIGEFRSRFVVEPLEPGFGYTIGNALRRSLLSSIPGAAVTSIRFDGVLHEFSTIPGVKEDVTEIILNIKQLVVSSERDEPITAYLRKTGAGEVTAADISAPAGVEVHNPELVIATLNDSAKFELELTIERGRGYVSATQNRNEYAEAGQIPIDSIYSPVLKVSYRVEATRAGERTDFDKLVLDVESKSSMSPRDAVASAGRTLTELFGLARELNVEAEGIEIGPAPVAEVLTNELSMPIEDLDLSVRSYNCLKREGINTVSELVALSETQLMNIRNFGQKSVDEVRDKLTSLGLSLKDSVPGFDGAHFYGGYDDENL
- a CDS encoding acyltransferase family protein is translated as MTSPPLPRARIAGLDGLRALAVLLVVLYHLFPAWLLRSGYIGVDVFFVISGFLITTLLLRERARDGRVHLRRFWARRARRLIPALAVVVCVSASFAWIVGGDVLVDLGQQVVGAATFSYNWISMADGGSYFSAADPEIFRNLWSLAVEEQFYLVWPLVLPLFLLLPGRRRRALAALALAIASAAWATVNLSGGADLTRVYFGTDTHAFGLLVGVALAFAFHGAIARRTSIAGVGPVWGAVVGGLAVIGLVVTATVGGQEGVTFPGSSIVASLLAAVAVAVAAWPGSWFGRALDVPPLRWVGERSYAIYLWHWPLVVLVTFELTGAGPDIGVPVPAGLAVLGATLALSAASYRWIEQPIRRHGFRGAWHRVRSGFAARPGRRFATLALAAAALVALGGTAAAVAAAPAETSSQAAVDAGRHALDQARVTPTPVATNGDGAGAADGPGEQSVDGARVSAIGDSVMLASAPGLLEALPGIDIDAEVSRSVWAGARIVEERAAAGTLRDYVVVALGTNGAVSSEALQAIVDAAGPERYVILVNASAPREWIPGVNRDLAAFAASHSRVAVADWAAAIAPHTDLLAADQIHPGARGGAVFAQTVELAVDGAETRRATAEWAAERTRTVLGDLLGESAQ
- the rpsM gene encoding 30S ribosomal protein S13; the protein is MARLAGVDIPRDKRVVIALTYIYGVGRTRSNEILAATGIDENIRVKDLSDDQLVALRDYIEGTYKVEGDLRREVAADIRRKVEIGSYEGIRHRRGLPVRGQRTKTNARTRKGPKRTVAGKKKAR
- the rplQ gene encoding 50S ribosomal protein L17: MPKPTKGPRLGGGPAHERLLLANLAAALFTHKSITTTETKAKRLRPFAERLVTFAKRGDLHARRRVAGIIGDKSVVHELFAEIAPLVAEREGGYTRITKIGNRKGDNAPMAVIELVLEPVTPKPKSAKKSAAAAPAATEAPVEEAPAEAPADDTAADAGAESPEEGAAAEATAEDATEAPAEDDKK